From the Desulfosarcina sp. BuS5 genome, one window contains:
- a CDS encoding ISNCY family transposase: MRKVIDMQIKFGETAIANIQFDPHSRDEIPKLLRGLQSIWCNREIRDQVFDALKGIIPENVNPKNGRKGMDLWKIFVLGTLRLNCNWDYDKLLEMANNHGKLRQMLGHGKMNADYKYALQTLKDNISMFTPEVLDKINVIVLGHGYKIVGKKSEETLKGSCDSFVLETNVHYPTDINLLFDAARKVIILIMCLCDKLNISDWRQGKSNLRKIKILFRKAQQLKRSTSKNDDKKAERERLIINAHKAYIELVQSCIDKTRQTIDSIQFPGIISSFIIDSIKKYITDADKQIDQIRRRVIEGETIPHHEKVFSIFEKHTEWISKGKAGVPVELGLKVCIVKDQYGFILHHRVMQHETDDKVAVIMVEETQKKFPDFKSCSFDKGFHSQDNQKKLAAILDKVILPRKGKLSAINKEIENSEEFIKARHKHSAVESSINALENHGLDRCPDHGIHGFKRYVALAAVARNIQIIDHVLQQKEIKALQRAKQKIQKAA; the protein is encoded by the coding sequence ATGCGAAAAGTTATCGATATGCAAATAAAATTTGGAGAGACGGCTATTGCTAATATTCAGTTTGATCCACATTCACGGGATGAAATTCCAAAACTTCTTCGGGGCTTGCAATCTATCTGGTGTAACCGTGAAATCAGGGATCAGGTTTTTGATGCCTTAAAAGGAATTATTCCTGAAAACGTTAATCCAAAGAATGGGCGCAAGGGTATGGATTTATGGAAAATATTTGTGCTTGGGACATTAAGATTAAATTGCAATTGGGATTATGACAAACTTCTTGAAATGGCCAATAACCACGGCAAATTGCGTCAAATGCTTGGGCATGGGAAAATGAATGCGGATTACAAATATGCTTTACAAACATTAAAAGACAATATTTCCATGTTTACTCCAGAAGTCCTTGATAAAATTAATGTAATTGTTCTTGGTCATGGTTATAAAATTGTCGGAAAAAAATCTGAAGAAACTTTGAAAGGAAGCTGCGATTCTTTTGTTTTAGAAACAAATGTTCATTATCCTACAGATATTAATCTGCTTTTTGATGCAGCTCGGAAAGTAATCATCTTGATTATGTGCCTTTGTGACAAATTAAATATTTCTGATTGGAGACAAGGCAAAAGCAACCTTCGCAAAATAAAAATCCTTTTCAGGAAAGCTCAGCAATTAAAAAGATCTACTTCAAAAAATGACGACAAAAAGGCTGAAAGAGAACGATTGATTATAAATGCTCACAAGGCATATATTGAATTGGTTCAATCATGTATTGATAAAACCAGGCAAACTATTGATTCAATTCAGTTTCCAGGCATAATATCATCTTTTATAATTGATAGTATAAAAAAATACATAACGGATGCCGACAAGCAAATAGATCAGATTCGCCGGAGAGTTATTGAAGGCGAAACAATTCCTCATCACGAAAAAGTTTTTTCAATTTTTGAGAAGCATACTGAATGGATCAGTAAAGGCAAGGCCGGTGTCCCTGTGGAATTAGGTCTAAAGGTTTGTATTGTCAAAGATCAATATGGCTTTATTCTCCATCATCGTGTCATGCAGCATGAAACCGATGATAAAGTTGCTGTTATTATGGTAGAAGAAACTCAAAAAAAATTTCCTGATTTTAAAAGCTGCAGTTTTGATAAAGGCTTTCATAGCCAGGATAATCAAAAAAAGTTAGCGGCAATACTCGATAAAGTTATCCTTCCCAGAAAAGGAAAGCTTTCCGCAATAAATAAAGAGATTGAAAATTCAGAAGAATTTATTAAGGCCAGACATAAACACTCTGCCGTTGAGTCTTCGATTAATGCTTTGGAAAATCATGGTCTTGATCGTTGTCCTGATCATGGAATACATGGTTTTAAACGATATGTCGCCTTAGCTGCAGTAGCACGAAATATTCAAATTATAGACCATGTACTTCAACAAAAAGAAATAAAAGCATTACAGCGCGCCAAGCAAAAAATACAAAAAGCAGCG